The Bombyx mori chromosome 16, ASM3026992v2 region cgaagagaaaaAAGTTGGGCTCCAAAAATTCTGTACgcaattttgttcaaatataagtgcaatatggaaacgaagtagtcgcatgttagcacagtttataagaaaaaaatgtgattggttagaatgtgcaataaactggcccgaaggaatgatacctgaagctatcaacactgcacatgaaaggctcgagatttctaatactgaagatgttgaaaatgtaccaccctcaaattgtactacagaagcctcgacatctatttttgcacctcgaaaaccttttgaagaattgggatccaggcaaaaacgaagacgcattgaacaaatttaccaatcgctttcgttatccccggatgaaatgaaagctactacaattgctagtttgagaaacactagaaatgaagatgtaggagaaataatgaaccacttgtcaaatcaccccgaagatctagaaaaagttaaggagtatttaattacaagtaaagtgaaaagtagtacatattctcccgataaggcaatattagtttcacttaaattaagtggcagtatataaacctaagagaagcagcaagtgaaaatgggtctgatttatacccttcttaatataaaattaagcaagaaaagaccaaatgttatccagggaaagacgaggtaattattactgaagaaggagctgctattaaaatgcaagcattactaaacttggcgctatataggcttttagatgtgattacttcggatttggactctgcaagagagctactgcttataagcaaataggctttgatagagccccaggtcaaagtaattataaacaaaaaactgaaacagagtttgatgattcatctattttcatggtcagtctagttcctataaggcttcagaaatttgatggaacaattgtttgggaaaacgacctaccctcatcaactttttattgccgtccaataatgtttaaatttacaaaagaaacgcagtcaacagtgacaattataaaagctagcataacagaagaaatagaaagacttcagccatcaaaaatcaaacaagttgaagttaagcatcaattgcacatgatgatgatagacggacaaataacctcatatttgtcagaaacattttctgctgtctgtgatatttgcaaagcaaaaccgtcagAGCTTTTTGGAGTGACTTGcttatcaaagagaaaataatgaagaaatattccagtatggaatgccatctttacatgcctggataagatgcatggagtgcttacttcatatcggtaaatataattttattacttcacaattttttcatcgtatgtagtttcctgtgagataattttttaaatgacactTTTGTTTacgtcttatcgtttggacTTCAAGAAATGGAGTTGCAAGGGGcgatgacaaagaaaaaataacaacCAGAAAAAGTGCTATACAGCAATCGCTTAAAAAGGAAtgcggtttacttatagatgCTGTCAAGCAAGGAGTAGGAACAACCAATAatggcaatactgccagaagatttttcagggatgcagaagaaacagcccgcataacaggaatacgtaaagatttaatagagaggtttcacgtgattcttcactttgttgcatctggagagcgcgtttccaatttttcggaattttttaaatatactgcagaattgtatgttaatttatatccctggtattataatatatgctttccagtatccataaattgttggcaTATGGCAGTGATATACAATAATGAAGAACTTTGGTGCCATTCGTATAGGTAAACTGTCCGAAGAGGCAGTggaagctcgcaataaagattttcggaaatataccGAGAGTTGTTATTCAAGAATGAGAAGTAGAACGtcgactaatgaggatattttacacaatcttctttcgtcttctgacccaaagatcgaaaggtgaaacaaaatatataatatttagagagattgcataattagagacctactaaatgtattgttgttaggtattatgtaattatgggtatcattacgtgcttttacttactaatccatatcaaatttaacttaaaagcacttacgaaaaaaaatataaaggtttttattctatgtatttattgattttttcgattcatttatttggcagagttgcaactttatgcacatgcttatagcatcaaatgatagtagactagacaaggtataaggaaaataaagtttcaaagcgggacctcgcggtacttagcaggaatttaatttaatgtgacccgctccatacaaaaaaatcacaaaacacatttttctgaccaaactataaagtttttgtaatttttgcccaaaacaattattattgagattaacgagctctatctatctacttaaaaaaatttataaaaaaacaaagttggtccctaagtcactaaaatcatagaatcgacccactgtgcggcgcgagccacggagtcgagcgatagtcgcggcgaatagtacagtgattaaatgagtttagttgttttcgccgcgaaaaattaacgccgaaatttttatattttttatttactttttattttatatttttaaagtcgtcgtggcctaacggacgtccggtgcaatcgtgttgagcgatgcaccggtgttcgaatatcaggcgggtaccaatttttgtaatgaaatacgtactcaacaaatgttcacgattgatttccacggtgaaggaataacatcgtgtaataaaaatgaaatcctcaaaattataatttgcgtaattactggtggtaggacctcttgtgagtccacacgggtgggtactaccaccctgcctatttctgccgtgaagtagtaatgcgtttcggtttgaagggtgaggcagccattataactatacttgagaccttagaacttatatctcaaggtgggtggcgcatttacgttgtggatgtctatgggctccagtaaccacttaacacaaggtgggctgtgagctcgtccacccatctaagcaataaaaaaaaatagctgaaatactagctagaccagctatttggaagtctagccacccaaagtatttctcgtacttcttgtggaattctccatctttaggtatactccgattcttattcaaatcatgtacttcacaatcttttccaaataataggtcctgaaccaaaaaactattaatttgtaagcaatatcgagataatttcgatatagacatttcgctgtcggacttccttactagtcgcggcggcgaacgtgagtacccgtggcctgcaaacggtgctgcgcgaatggtcgcctcgtccacctcttcgctgttcgcaccgccgatccccgtggccaggccgtaagtcTTGAGGACTTTAATCCGTGTAGCTGTTTATTAAAATACCATCACAAATTTATCTTAAAGTAACAATTtgagttaataaaaaattaaggcgTTTTCATTAATCTAGATTTGCagtacatattaataaaatacaaaaataaatatcacaatGTAATATGATTATAAATCAATTGTAGACAAGTAagcaattattaataaattgtcCATAAAACGAACGATAAATGCTTATATTACAACATTAAAAGTTTACACAATTCTTTTCTCCCTTTACAAAACTTTTCAATTTATAAACACCAAATGGTCCGAAGAATTTTTTTCTCGTGTCGgacttaaaatacatttatctaCTGCTCGTAGGGTCATAGGGTGGAGTGGGTTAAATGTCCGTTTCCCTATAGCTCAGAACAGATTCAGGCCCTGAGGCTCGGGTACACACTGCAGTGTTCAAATATCTTTATTGGAGATCTTGTGATTGTTGTAAAATCGCAACAATAAAATGGAGAAAGAATGGCTCGTCGTAAATATGATAGATAGTGCAACGTTCTTAAAGATTTTTCTTaaagaaagtattttttatttattttcttgttgcttagaagggtgaacgagctcacggtacaCTTGCTGTTAAGTGGTAAGCCTGTACATTACTATTgagacatgattttttttttattgcttaggttggttaactagctcacatcccacctcgtgttaagtggttactggagtccatagacatctacgacgtaaatgcgccacccaccttgagatataagttctaatgtctcaagtatagttacaacggctgccccgcctttcaaaccgaaacgcattactgcttcacgacagaaataggcagggtggtggcgcccacccgcgcggactcacaagaggccctaccaccagtaaaagctacggtaatataaaaaaaaattagttcatggacgtcagcaatgtcagtggcagagccaaaccACTGCCTATCATTAAAATACTATACGTACGTAATACTTACGAACAATGTTCAAGTTTTCAAACTATCAAGACTTTCACAAGTGGGAGTAGCAGAAGCGAGAAAAAAATCCTTCCGTTCTCAAAATATTGCGGCGTTCACTCGATAAATCACAAATCAAAGAACGTTAGTCTAAAGTCTATTAAAACCGAAATGCTTCTCCGCTTAAAAGGTCACGTTACGAGGCTCGGCTTCGATGACATTTCCATTTCGATAAAGCAGTCTCCGACCAGTGAAGAATGAGGgctatttaaatttttgattCCCGTCTTCAGTGGTGCCGCCGTGACTGAGTGCAGCAATATCCCCCTTTTTAATAAAGTTAGATGGCATACGAATAAATTCGTTTCTAACGAAAGGTCCTTTGGGTTTGCGCACACTGTTGACAAATTAGTGCCCGATATCTATGCAGTGTTACTAGGATATTAGCAGTGGTCTTAATCGCAATGCattcatcataatcggttgctcttggcagagcagtcgtggtcatgtggaattcttgtatAATAAAGCCtagacagatgttttccatagtttgcgaaccgaaGCCCGGCGCAcacacctgatcagtccaactATTTTGAGCCAGCAAAAGTTAGTATCTACTATCAGCCTTTTTTTAAGGTTGGAGGATTCTTGTTTACAGATACCCAGTCTTTGTGAATCAGGCCAGGTTACGTTGGACTCTAAGAGGAATACTGGCTAAACCCGATTGATCCCTCTCTCCTGAAGTCTGATCCCTCCCGAGACGAGACTTGGGTCAGGGTTGGTTGCGggcaggggcgctggagtatcacggcgtccctacgtatctccgtcggctgattgggtcctacctcgaggacaggtcggtcgtgtgcaccgggcacggtggggcggtgctccgcttccccgtccagcgcggtgttccacaggggtcggtccttggccctctcttgtggaacatcggctacgactgggtcctgcgtagCGCCCTAAGTGCTCCTCTtccgggtctgagcgtagtttgttacgcggacgacactttggtcgtggcccgggggagggacttgcgagagtctgcccgtctttcctgcgcgggggtggccttcgtcatcggcaggatccgaaggctgggtctgcaggtggcgctcgataaatcccaggccctgttgtttcacggggcccggagagcgccgcttcagggggcccaccttgtgatcggaggcgttcgcgtcgagatcgaggcgaccggattacggtacctcggtctcgtactggacggtcgttggagcttccgcactcactttgagagattaggtccccgattgatggcggccgccggctcgctgagtcggctgttgccgaacgtcggggggcctgacgtggtggtgcgccgcctctacacgggggtggtgcggtcgatggcactgtacggggctcccgtgtggtgccacgccctgacccgcgacaacattgcggcgttgcgacgtccgcagcgcgcgattgcggtcagggcggttcgtggataccgcaccgtctcgttcgaggcggcgtgcgtgctagctgggacgcctccctgggacctggaagcggaggcactcgctgcggattacgcgtgacgatgcgatctccgctccaggggggagccgcgtcctggcgcggtggaagttcgagcgcggaagcttcaatctcggcgtgccgtgctcgaggcgtggtctcgccgcctggcggaccccgcctacgggcgacggaccgtcgaggcgatccgcccggtcctctcggactgggtgaatcgcgaccgaggacgtctcaccttccgagcgacgcaggtgctcacgggacacggctgtttcggtcgctacctgcacctcgtcgcccggagggagccgacgccgaagtgccaccactgcagtggctgcaacgaggacacggcggagcacacgctcgcatactgccccgctttcgcggagcagcgccgcgtcctcgttgcaaaaataggaccggacttgtcgcttccgaccgtcgtggctacgatgctcggcagcgacgagtcctggcaggcgatgctcgacttctgcgagtccaccatctcgcagaaggaggcggcggaacgggagagggagagctcttcttccttctcggcgccgtgccgccgccgtcgggccgggggtcggaggagggcgtttgtccagctccagcccctatgaggaggcagtctcctcccggtgatggtcacggggcgacctaagggggttgaggctgcgccgcacgctaccgtcactctagcgcgctggcaccaggaggacgggacggcgcgtcggcggctgcggactgcgatgcggtccgcattttcgtcgtcgctgtcgctgccgaacatactgttgaagagcaacccggtcggcggtgtatcgcgttccgacccggcaggctggttctggcccagcggggtatcccggaacaccagcggcaccgcccgggcggcctggtagggccgccgtaccgcggagactgacgtcgttggtcgtcggctatcgcctcgacgacccgtcggtcgggcgtcctcggggtggcgccgcgtgtctggttgtagtgttgaccgcaggaacccccctactctgaacgggttctgaccccagacggagatcggacgtcgggtgtaagagtgcaggggagtcgtttagtgggtgggccctaaaatccttgggcccgcgatctgctctcaacacctgcagatcgttgagtctcacataccccgcgcgccccctaggcgcggggacgtcgtaggaggttcggcccccggcccgagaaaaaaaaaaaaaaaaaaaagggttggtTGCGGGATCTCACGGTCAACAATACCTACTTATgcttattactggtggaagaATTTATATTTCCCGTCCCGTAAGACAGTAACCAGAGAATTGTGTCTTCGATCATTTTTGGGTTCCCGCCATCACTTACTAATTCAGCTCATCTGTCGATCATACTACATGGAAATATTGGTAGGTCTCGCGTACGGAGATCTCATTTTGCTGGTTGCACAGCTTATTTAGCTAGCTCAGTAACTATTGCCTATCAATAGATGAGTTATTTTAGAAGCTTAGAATGCGGATAAATAGTACTGCCTCAGAACCGAGCCACGACGTCGTATGATTACCAGTACACGGCCTTTTACGTTTAGATTAGGAATTAGAACATTTTTCATGCCCTATTTTAATATGGTGTAccctatttttaaatatatttctattacAGAAAAAACGTATTAGATGctatgtataagtatataatacCATATTAGTATAGTATGCATCTATATATATTGATAATACGAGATAGAATTTTCAGTGTGCACACACTCTAAAAACGGAAGTCATAAAGTAGTCTGTAAGAGTTGATTGAGTGAGAAATGGTTATACGGTTGAAGCAATTACGACGTTATTGGGAAAAATTGCTAATTTTATAACTTGTCGATTCGAGTTATTGTGGATTTgttaaaaagaaaacttaatTTCAGTGTTTGGTGCtttatattggtggacgagctgatCTCCGCACTCACTTTCAGACAAGAGGTGGAAGTCCATATTGAATCCAGACGACAGGGCAATGAAAAGCCACCGTCACCTGAAACatttcttgtcggatcccctggGTCCAttcttggtgcttttaggctctttaGGCACCGCTTACCATACTTGTCGAGCACGTCAATTACGGCCAAGAGTTCGaagagtgaactaacccatagatacaacccactgagtttctcgcctgatcgtttcagtgggtcgtgattccaatccagtggcagattctgcgaagcactgctcttgctaggactggtTGCAAGcacattctctcaggttgagccccatgagctcacttaTCAGTCACAGCGTAGCTAGAACAGCCtcttaggcagggaaaaaaaaaagtctcaatTGCCTTTTATATAGATACGGGTAGCggtatccaattttttttttgtagcattgatgagtggaccagctcacagcccacctgatattaagtgattattagagcccatagacatccacaacgtaaatgcgttgagatttaagttctaaggtctcaagtatagttacaacggctgcccgtcccacccttcaaaccgaaacgcattactgcttcacggcagaaagaggcagggtggtggtacctacccgtgcggactcacaagaggtcctaccaccaggaaaattaataaaataagcgctattattatttaaacaactagTTCTTCTGTGTTTATGCCACGTTctcgtaaaaataaaaactcaatcTCCTCCCGTTTAAGTAAAACAAAGCCAATAAAGCCCGTGTACACAAGGAGACATctgttttgattaaattaaaaaataacatacaaaacttaatgtaattaaaattcaacgtTCAGTCGAGTCGACGGGCTCCTAGGTACCCAGTTGTGCTCGTAAACTCATTAAAATATTACCAGATATATTTAATTAGGGGGCGTACGCCATTCGTCCTAAATGTACTAAAAGCGGTGCATtgtttgacataaaaaaaaatagttaagtatctatatatataaaaatgaattgctgttcgttagtctcgctaaaactcgagaacggctggatcgatttggctaattttggtcttaaattattcgtggaagtccagagaatatttaaaaggtaaataaatgtgaaaatgctcggaattaaataaaaataacaattttgttttccctttgatgtgtcccccgtcggacggaattcttttgtttgttttaagtttattttatacaaaagtttaggtcttttatttatcgattgaggcactacgaagtctgccgggtcagcaagttttcaatataatttaattagttcAGTTTTGAAACGGAAAGACGCAATAATATGTttcgtaccatccggctatggaatgagctcccctccacggtgtttcccgagcgctaagacatgtctttctttaaaagaggcttgtggagagtattaggctgtaggcagcggcttggctctgcctctggcattgctgaagttcatgggcgactgtgaccactcaacatcaggtgggtcgtatgctcgttgcttaaagggcaataaaaaaacactatagACTCTCTTAGCTTAAATATAAAACCAGGGTTGGCCCACTGATTTCCTCGCCGGGTTTTTT contains the following coding sequences:
- the LOC134200378 gene encoding uncharacterized protein LOC134200378 codes for the protein MLLRLKGHVTRLGFDDISISIKQSPTKPRPGAVEVRARKLQSRRAVLEAWSRRLADPAYGRRTVEAIRPVLSDWVNRDRGRLTFRATQVLTGHGCFGRYLHLVARREPTPKCHHCSGCNEDTAEHTLAYCPAFAEQRRVLVAKIGPDLSLPTVVATMLGSDESWQAMLDFCESTISQKEAAERERESSSSFSAPC